The Brasilonema sennae CENA114 genome includes a region encoding these proteins:
- a CDS encoding RDD family protein: MHIFNRVKFNTPESVELEFTLAGIGNRAWALLIDYLVLSVILILFLIAWITLSIQLADLWKSIFRDQAGFWLVAIAFLIGFAIYGGYFVFFETLWQGQTPGKRFTKIRVVRDDGRPIGLQQATLRALLRLFDEVLFIGAILIMFSNQEKRLGDLAAGTIVIQTQTPTTSRTLTISEQAKSLSEQLLQIADLSAMLPDDFAVIREYLYRRSAMAPKARTSVALQLAKDIKAIIHLENIPEAVTPDVLLEAIYLAYQKFSNFSHD; encoded by the coding sequence ATGCATATATTTAATCGTGTTAAATTCAACACCCCAGAAAGTGTCGAACTGGAGTTTACCCTTGCTGGGATTGGTAATCGTGCTTGGGCACTACTGATTGACTATCTCGTTTTGAGTGTGATATTGATACTGTTTCTAATTGCTTGGATAACACTTTCCATTCAACTGGCTGATTTGTGGAAATCTATTTTCCGTGATCAAGCAGGTTTTTGGTTGGTGGCGATCGCATTCCTTATTGGTTTCGCTATTTACGGTGGATATTTTGTATTTTTTGAAACACTATGGCAAGGTCAAACCCCTGGTAAACGCTTTACAAAAATTCGTGTCGTGCGAGATGATGGTAGACCTATTGGACTGCAACAAGCAACACTGCGTGCTTTACTGCGACTATTTGACGAAGTTCTGTTTATTGGAGCAATTCTTATCATGTTCAGTAACCAGGAAAAGCGTTTGGGTGATTTAGCCGCTGGCACAATTGTGATTCAAACTCAAACACCCACTACATCAAGAACTTTGACTATTTCAGAACAGGCAAAGTCGTTGAGCGAGCAATTGCTACAAATTGCCGATTTGTCAGCCATGTTACCTGATGATTTTGCCGTTATTCGGGAATATTTGTACAGACGTTCTGCAATGGCACCAAAGGCAAGAACCTCAGTAGCTCTACAATTAGCTAAGGATATTAAAGCTATTATTCACTTAGAAAATATACCAGAAGCTGTCACCCCAGATGTACTTTTAGAAGCTATTTACCTTGCATATCAAAAATTTTCAAATTTTAGTCATGACTAA
- a CDS encoding DUF4129 domain-containing protein encodes MSADAFEKTSWIWQGSQFQQQVGEWFEYQLSRFNWALPKFSPQSSISPWVLKLVNFIFWLLLGLFLVWVGWRLWQELRPYFNSWLAGHNWTNSQAKTAENELSVTECLTRSQEFSRQGNYRQACRYLYFAMLQHLHGQGILPHKSSRTDGEYLQLLQMFATSIQPYETLMTTHEQLCFGNAEISADNYEHCQQAYREISNT; translated from the coding sequence ATGTCTGCAGATGCTTTTGAAAAAACAAGCTGGATTTGGCAGGGTTCCCAGTTTCAACAACAAGTTGGAGAATGGTTTGAGTACCAGTTATCTCGCTTTAATTGGGCTTTGCCAAAGTTCTCACCTCAGTCGTCTATTAGTCCCTGGGTGCTGAAGCTGGTGAACTTTATTTTTTGGCTGTTACTGGGGTTATTTCTAGTTTGGGTTGGTTGGCGTTTATGGCAGGAACTTCGCCCTTATTTTAACTCTTGGCTAGCTGGTCACAATTGGACAAATTCTCAAGCAAAAACTGCAGAAAATGAATTATCTGTAACTGAATGCTTGACGCGATCGCAAGAATTTTCCCGTCAGGGTAATTACCGTCAAGCATGCCGTTATCTTTATTTCGCAATGTTGCAGCACTTGCATGGGCAGGGAATTCTCCCTCACAAATCTAGCCGTACAGATGGCGAATATTTGCAATTGCTGCAAATGTTTGCGACTTCAATACAGCCCTATGAGACTTTGATGACTACTCACGAACAATTGTGTTTTGGCAATGCTGAAATTTCGGCAGACAATTATGAGCATTGTCAGCAAGCGTATCGGGAGATTTCCAACACATGA
- a CDS encoding DUF4350 domain-containing protein: MKRSNRLAWIGAIALGVMILLSFFTAPTSTNINSGSTYNRAPDGYGAWYAYMEKQKTGIKRWQKPFSDLNTEKRPITLLQINTRLSDSGLYDDEKQWVEKGNNLVILGVGEHVTSADFTTMQKSPRGDVKIQTRRRRRLKNQEKVSLGDRFGAVVWEENYGQGKAIFSTTPYLAANAYQDYQSNFQYLSDLVSQKDHLLFVDEYIHGYKEPSVRKREGKGDLLSYFTKTPVFPAFLQAGILLLVLIWSKNRRFGKPVALLSPVVDNSEAYIKALAGVLQKAKSSDFVVEMVGKAEQLQLQKALGLGQELLDQQTIINAWVQQTGIPPTELEEVLKRQSQKRHMSESELLSWLEKWQTLRRIKNS; encoded by the coding sequence ATGAAACGCTCAAACCGTCTGGCTTGGATTGGGGCGATCGCCTTGGGAGTGATGATACTACTCAGTTTCTTCACCGCCCCAACCAGCACCAACATCAATAGTGGTTCCACTTACAACCGCGCTCCCGACGGTTACGGCGCTTGGTATGCTTATATGGAAAAGCAAAAAACTGGTATCAAGCGTTGGCAAAAGCCTTTTAGTGATTTAAATACAGAAAAACGCCCCATTACTTTATTACAAATCAACACCCGCTTGAGCGATTCTGGGCTGTATGATGACGAGAAACAATGGGTAGAAAAAGGTAATAATTTGGTTATTTTAGGTGTAGGCGAACACGTAACATCAGCAGACTTCACCACCATGCAAAAATCTCCCAGAGGAGATGTCAAAATTCAGACGCGAAGACGGCGACGACTCAAAAATCAAGAAAAGGTTTCTTTAGGCGATCGCTTTGGGGCTGTTGTTTGGGAAGAAAATTACGGTCAAGGAAAAGCTATTTTTTCTACGACTCCCTACTTAGCTGCCAATGCCTATCAAGACTATCAAAGTAATTTTCAGTATTTATCAGATTTAGTCAGTCAAAAAGATCATTTATTATTTGTAGATGAATACATCCACGGCTACAAGGAACCCAGTGTCAGAAAAAGAGAAGGCAAAGGAGATTTATTAAGTTATTTTACCAAAACTCCTGTATTTCCAGCTTTCTTACAAGCAGGCATACTGCTATTGGTGCTCATTTGGTCAAAAAATCGACGCTTTGGCAAGCCAGTTGCATTATTATCACCAGTCGTTGACAACAGTGAAGCCTACATCAAAGCTTTGGCAGGAGTTTTGCAAAAAGCTAAATCCAGCGACTTTGTTGTAGAAATGGTAGGAAAAGCAGAACAATTGCAACTACAAAAAGCTTTAGGATTGGGGCAAGAATTACTGGATCAGCAAACTATAATCAATGCTTGGGTACAGCAAACAGGGATTCCTCCTACAGAACTAGAAGAGGTGTTAAAACGACAATCCCAAAAACGCCACATGAGTGAATCAGAACTGTTAAGCTGGTTGGAGAAATGGCAAACTCTTCGGAGAATTAAAAATTCATAA
- the holA gene encoding DNA polymerase III subunit delta, giving the protein MPVYFYWGEDDFAIEKAIALVRDRILDPLWTSFNYTVLPPDLPDAPIQGLNQVMTPPFGTGGRLVWLANTTLCQQSSENVLSELERTLPVIPENSYLLLTSSHKPDERLKSTKILKKFAEFKEFSLIPPWKTELLMQSVSQAAQTVGVKLTQSSVEMLADAVGNNTRLLYSELEKLRLYAEGSNQPLDTEAVAQLVRNTTQNSLQLAATIRIGDTARALGILIDLINACEPPLRIVATLIGQFRTWLWVKLMVESGERNSQVIAKAAEIGNPNRIYYLQKEIQYVSVQQLIASLPILLDLEVSLKQGVSEMSTLQTKVIELCQVYQRT; this is encoded by the coding sequence ATGCCAGTCTACTTTTACTGGGGTGAGGATGATTTTGCGATAGAAAAGGCGATCGCTCTTGTGCGCGATCGCATCCTAGATCCCCTGTGGACAAGTTTTAACTACACAGTACTACCTCCAGATTTACCTGATGCGCCGATCCAAGGATTAAATCAAGTGATGACACCACCCTTTGGCACTGGCGGACGTTTGGTATGGCTTGCCAATACTACCCTCTGCCAGCAATCCTCAGAGAATGTGTTATCAGAACTGGAGCGAACTTTGCCAGTCATCCCTGAAAATTCATATTTGTTACTCACCAGTAGTCACAAACCAGATGAACGCCTCAAATCAACCAAAATTCTGAAAAAATTCGCGGAATTCAAAGAATTTTCTTTAATTCCGCCTTGGAAGACGGAACTACTGATGCAGTCTGTCAGTCAAGCTGCTCAAACAGTAGGAGTAAAACTAACTCAATCGAGTGTAGAGATGTTGGCGGATGCTGTAGGCAATAATACACGCCTTCTCTACAGTGAGTTGGAGAAATTACGGCTTTACGCTGAAGGTAGCAATCAACCTTTGGACACAGAAGCCGTCGCTCAGTTAGTCCGAAATACCACTCAAAATAGCCTACAATTAGCCGCAACAATCAGAATAGGGGACACTGCTAGAGCCTTAGGGATATTAATTGATCTTATTAACGCTTGTGAACCTCCTTTGCGAATAGTTGCCACCTTGATTGGGCAATTTCGCACTTGGTTATGGGTCAAGCTCATGGTAGAAAGTGGTGAGCGCAATTCACAAGTTATTGCTAAAGCTGCGGAGATAGGCAACCCCAATCGCATTTACTATCTACAGAAAGAAATTCAATATGTTTCTGTACAGCAACTTATTGCTAGTTTACCTATATTGTTAGATTTAGAAGTTAGCCTCAAACAAGGAGTTTCAGAGATGTCCACACTACAGACTAAAGTCATAGAGCTTTGTCAAGTCTATCAAAGAACTTAA
- a CDS encoding stage II sporulation protein M, with protein sequence MNIQRWIARREPNWQRLDALLSQVEKKGLKSLGAAEIRELASLYRSVAADLARARTQQLGNILVQNLHLLTNRGYSQIYQGSRRQEWEAVVQFYKWGLPGVVQQTFPYTATAIALFLVGAIIAWWYAWQDPSFLSIVVPEKLIKLVRDEHKLWMGSIVGIEPLASTGIMINNLSVSFGAVAGGITAGVFTTYLMVFNGLSIGAIATLVGQNHLAYPFWAFVFPHGSLELPAIFFAGGAGFLLGRAILFPGKYRRVDALKFYGSQAVQLIFGIVPMLIIAGIIEGFLSPNPNVPEVFKYLVGMGLFIFLVAYCSRKLKTEPHPALSGIPLLIKERERFLRRFKRG encoded by the coding sequence ATGAATATTCAACGATGGATCGCGCGGCGAGAACCAAATTGGCAGCGATTGGATGCCTTATTAAGCCAGGTAGAGAAAAAAGGACTAAAGTCTCTAGGAGCAGCAGAAATTAGAGAATTAGCAAGTTTATACCGTTCAGTAGCAGCAGATTTGGCTCGCGCTCGTACTCAACAATTAGGTAATATTTTAGTACAAAATTTACATTTATTAACAAATAGAGGTTATAGCCAAATTTACCAAGGTTCACGACGACAAGAGTGGGAAGCCGTAGTGCAATTTTACAAATGGGGATTACCAGGCGTCGTGCAGCAGACATTCCCATATACAGCGACTGCCATTGCCCTATTTTTAGTAGGAGCGATCATTGCTTGGTGGTATGCTTGGCAAGATCCAAGTTTTCTGTCAATTGTAGTTCCAGAAAAACTGATCAAATTGGTACGAGACGAGCATAAATTGTGGATGGGGTCTATTGTCGGCATTGAACCCCTAGCATCTACCGGTATCATGATTAACAACCTGTCCGTATCCTTTGGTGCTGTTGCTGGTGGAATCACCGCAGGAGTTTTTACAACCTATTTGATGGTTTTTAATGGCTTGTCCATTGGTGCGATTGCTACCTTGGTGGGTCAAAATCATCTTGCTTATCCTTTTTGGGCATTTGTTTTTCCGCATGGTTCCCTGGAATTACCAGCCATCTTTTTTGCAGGTGGTGCAGGTTTTTTACTTGGAAGAGCTATTTTATTTCCTGGTAAATATCGCCGTGTAGATGCACTTAAATTCTATGGTTCTCAAGCGGTACAGTTAATATTTGGTATTGTACCAATGTTGATTATTGCTGGTATTATTGAAGGCTTTTTATCTCCTAATCCTAATGTTCCAGAAGTTTTTAAATATCTTGTAGGGATGGGATTATTTATATTTTTGGTGGCTTATTGTAGTCGTAAATTGAAAACGGAACCTCACCCTGCCCTGTCGGGCATCCCTCTCCTTATAAAGGAGAGGGAAAGATTTTTGCGCCGATTCAAGCGAGGGTGA
- a CDS encoding DUF975 domain-containing protein, with the protein MSYNIGSPSPIQPLSLGNVVSAGLRLYRSHFKDYFLLALKAYVWLLVPFYGWAKFYALSALISRLAFGELVNQPESISSGQRFVNSRLGQFFLTILLMFFLILGIYLGVVILGVILGGILGFIFSLLGIPFDAIAQQGNAGVSVLYVVLAIIIIIAFLWLLMRYFLVEVPLAIEDNIDGRSTIARSKELTQGYVWRILLIYLVAFLITLPLQIIVQILPTIIQLIFAALVEQYPLVFSIFSTTVSLLNWILSFAGGPVVLPFWQTIKAVVYYDLRSRREGLGLRLRDHEI; encoded by the coding sequence ATGTCATATAATATTGGTTCTCCGAGTCCAATACAACCTCTCAGTCTTGGAAATGTTGTCAGCGCAGGATTACGGTTATATCGCTCTCATTTTAAGGATTATTTTTTACTCGCTTTGAAAGCTTATGTATGGCTACTTGTTCCATTTTATGGGTGGGCAAAGTTTTATGCTTTATCAGCGCTGATTTCCCGATTGGCTTTTGGTGAATTGGTGAATCAACCTGAAAGTATTTCGTCTGGTCAGCGTTTTGTCAATTCTCGGTTAGGGCAGTTTTTTCTTACGATACTGTTGATGTTTTTTCTGATACTGGGGATTTATCTCGGTGTTGTAATTTTAGGTGTAATTTTAGGTGGAATTTTAGGTTTTATTTTTTCTTTATTGGGAATACCATTTGACGCGATAGCTCAGCAAGGAAATGCAGGTGTATCCGTGCTCTATGTAGTGCTCGCGATTATTATAATAATAGCATTTTTATGGTTGTTAATGCGGTATTTTTTAGTGGAAGTGCCGCTTGCTATTGAGGATAATATTGATGGCAGGTCAACGATTGCTCGAAGTAAGGAGTTAACTCAAGGTTACGTCTGGCGGATTCTTTTGATTTATTTAGTTGCCTTTTTAATTACACTACCTCTTCAAATTATTGTTCAGATTCTTCCCACTATTATTCAGTTGATTTTTGCTGCTTTAGTAGAACAATATCCATTAGTTTTTAGTATTTTTAGTACTACTGTTTCTCTGTTAAATTGGATTTTAAGTTTTGCCGGTGGGCCGGTCGTTTTACCATTCTGGCAAACAATTAAAGCAGTTGTTTACTATGACCTGCGGAGTCGTCGTGAGGGATTAGGGTTGAGATTACGCGACCATGAGATTTAA
- a CDS encoding transposase, with product MYPQDIRASLGVKMLRSIFEQFVQESPVSVMARGLMERVFAPERMDKLFETHAKVQHQQELLFSSQVDLMSLVVCGIQKSVHAAYKARATNLIVSTTALYKKLCGVELSVSQALVRETASDLRVLIEIMGGEQPNPLPGYRHKIVDGTCLAATDHRLDAIRLFAAKALPGKAIVVLDPLSKLVIDIILCQDGHANERSLFDNVLSGVQPNDVWTGDRNFCTAKFLWTIAQQKAFFVIRQHGSLGWTELSTLRALGQTDTGNLFEQCIEICYEGNRLKCRRVVLKLFVPTRDKEWEIAILTNLPLSHADAAKIAELYRNRWSLETLFQTVTENFNAEIQTLAYPKAALFSFSMALVTYNILATLKAALGSVHGIAKIDAGLSDFYLVDEIQGTYRGMMIAIPSQQWEIFRTYSLDQMGQLLQQLATGVNLKRFLKAIRSPKKKRQPLIVDHRHRHVSTARLLDIY from the coding sequence ATGTATCCTCAAGATATAAGGGCGAGTTTGGGTGTCAAGATGCTACGCTCCATTTTTGAACAATTTGTCCAAGAAAGTCCAGTAAGTGTAATGGCACGAGGATTAATGGAGCGTGTATTTGCCCCGGAACGGATGGATAAATTATTTGAAACTCACGCGAAAGTACAGCACCAGCAAGAATTACTATTTTCCAGCCAAGTAGATTTGATGAGTTTGGTGGTGTGTGGAATTCAAAAATCGGTTCATGCCGCCTATAAAGCCAGAGCAACAAACCTGATTGTGAGCACCACAGCACTATATAAAAAGCTCTGCGGTGTAGAACTGAGTGTGAGTCAAGCATTGGTAAGAGAAACAGCGAGCGATTTGCGAGTGCTAATTGAAATCATGGGTGGAGAACAGCCAAATCCACTACCAGGATATCGGCATAAAATTGTAGATGGGACTTGTTTGGCTGCTACAGACCATCGATTAGATGCAATTCGTTTATTTGCAGCTAAAGCTTTGCCAGGTAAAGCAATAGTTGTATTAGATCCACTATCAAAACTGGTAATAGATATTATTCTTTGTCAAGATGGTCATGCAAATGAGCGGAGTTTATTTGATAATGTGCTGTCTGGTGTACAACCAAACGATGTTTGGACTGGAGACCGGAATTTTTGCACAGCCAAGTTTCTGTGGACGATTGCACAGCAAAAAGCTTTCTTTGTGATTCGGCAACATGGGTCTTTAGGTTGGACAGAACTGAGCACCTTAAGAGCTTTGGGTCAAACCGATACAGGAAATCTTTTTGAGCAGTGCATCGAAATTTGTTACGAGGGAAATCGTTTAAAATGCCGACGAGTTGTGCTGAAGTTGTTTGTGCCAACACGAGACAAAGAATGGGAAATAGCGATTTTGACAAACTTACCCTTAAGCCACGCTGATGCGGCAAAAATAGCCGAGTTATATCGTAATCGTTGGAGTCTAGAAACCCTTTTTCAAACCGTAACTGAAAATTTTAACGCCGAAATTCAAACGTTAGCCTATCCTAAAGCTGCCCTGTTCTCGTTTTCGATGGCGTTAGTAACATACAACATTCTCGCCACTCTAAAAGCCGCCTTAGGAAGCGTACATGGCATCGCCAAAATTGATGCAGGTTTGTCTGATTTCTACTTAGTAGATGAAATTCAAGGCACATATCGCGGGATGATGATTGCTATTCCATCCCAGCAGTGGGAAATATTCAGGACATATTCTTTAGACCAAATGGGACAACTTTTACAACAGCTGGCGACTGGCGTGAATCTCAAACGTTTTCTCAAAGCCATAAGAAGTCCGAAGAAAAAACGCCAACCTTTAATTGTTGATCATAGACATCGTCATGTTTCGACTGCACGCCTTTTAGATATCTATTGA
- a CDS encoding DUF2243 domain-containing protein has protein sequence MQAKSEKSNQSAPLIVAGIFLGIGLGGFFDGIVLHQILQWHHMLSNIRPLTTMSNIDMNTIWDGLFHAFDWIMTVIGVVLLWRAGGREDVPWSSNIYFGSILTGAGLFNLVEGVIDHHILGIHHVKPGPNQLAWDLGFLALGAFLVIVGLVLVQKNGKNYEL, from the coding sequence ATGCAGGCAAAAAGTGAAAAGAGCAACCAAAGCGCCCCGTTGATTGTTGCTGGAATTTTCCTAGGTATAGGTCTAGGTGGCTTCTTTGATGGGATTGTACTGCATCAGATTCTTCAGTGGCATCATATGTTGAGTAACATTCGACCTCTGACCACAATGTCTAATATAGATATGAATACAATCTGGGACGGCTTATTTCACGCCTTTGATTGGATAATGACTGTGATTGGAGTGGTGTTGCTGTGGCGGGCAGGAGGGCGTGAAGATGTTCCTTGGTCATCCAACATCTACTTTGGATCCATACTTACCGGTGCTGGGTTGTTCAACTTGGTAGAAGGAGTGATTGACCATCATATTCTTGGCATCCATCATGTAAAACCAGGACCGAATCAGCTAGCCTGGGATTTAGGATTTCTTGCCCTCGGTGCGTTTCTTGTTATCGTTGGGTTGGTATTGGTACAAAAAAACGGTAAAAATTATGAATTATGA
- a CDS encoding AAA family ATPase → MSEINPVLNRLNQELNRVVVGQSTLIHQLLIALLAGGHVILEGVPGTGKTLLVKVLAQLIQADFRRIQLTPDVLPSDITGTNIFDLNTRSFSLKKGPVFTEVLLADEINRTPPKTQAALLEAMEETQVTLDGESLPLPDLFWVIATQNPLEFEGTYPLPEAQLDRFVFKLVVDYPDQAAEKQMLLNRQAGFAARRLDIARLQPVTTISQILSARQVVRDVKVSETIIDYLLLLVRTSRQYPDLSLGASPRAAGLWLQTSQAAAYLAGRDFVTPDDVKAVASPLLRHRLILKPEAMLDGFKIDGAIASILNKVPVPR, encoded by the coding sequence ATGAGCGAAATCAATCCTGTTTTAAATCGTCTTAATCAAGAACTTAATCGAGTTGTGGTTGGTCAATCCACCCTAATACACCAGCTTTTGATAGCTTTACTTGCAGGTGGACATGTGATTTTGGAAGGAGTGCCAGGAACAGGTAAAACACTGCTTGTGAAAGTCCTGGCACAGTTGATTCAAGCCGATTTTCGCCGAATTCAATTGACACCAGATGTGCTGCCATCAGATATTACTGGAACAAATATTTTCGATCTAAACACCCGCAGTTTCAGCTTGAAAAAAGGGCCAGTTTTTACCGAAGTCCTGCTTGCAGATGAAATCAACCGAACTCCCCCCAAAACTCAAGCAGCTTTGCTAGAAGCAATGGAAGAGACGCAGGTAACACTGGATGGTGAAAGTTTGCCATTGCCAGACTTATTTTGGGTGATTGCAACGCAAAATCCTTTGGAATTTGAGGGTACTTATCCTTTACCAGAAGCACAATTGGATAGATTTGTCTTCAAACTAGTGGTAGATTATCCTGACCAAGCTGCTGAAAAGCAAATGTTACTCAATCGTCAGGCGGGATTTGCAGCACGACGCCTAGATATTGCTCGTTTACAGCCAGTGACAACAATATCTCAAATTTTGTCAGCACGACAAGTCGTAAGAGATGTTAAAGTTTCTGAAACAATCATTGATTATCTGCTTTTGTTAGTCAGAACCTCGCGACAATATCCTGATTTAAGTTTAGGTGCATCTCCTCGTGCTGCTGGTTTGTGGTTGCAGACATCACAAGCAGCAGCGTACTTAGCTGGACGAGATTTTGTAACGCCGGATGATGTGAAAGCAGTTGCATCACCACTACTACGTCATCGTTTGATTTTGAAACCAGAAGCGATGTTAGATGGTTTCAAAATTGATGGGGCGATCGCATCAATATTAAATAAAGTGCCAGTCCCAAGATAA
- a CDS encoding DUF4168 domain-containing protein, whose protein sequence is MKRYYHHFFRLSLIPIIAQSLFLGTVVTATLVSSTLVLSSKADAQAPQGVNSGELKNYARAMLRMEPERQQAFDEIKKIMNAGDVPKIVCNDNNSLNGLPGKARDIAVNYCQRYQKVVEDNGLSIDRYNTITTQVQGNEDLKRKMYNELLRQQKVPKSL, encoded by the coding sequence ATGAAAAGATATTACCATCATTTTTTCCGACTTAGTTTAATTCCGATAATTGCCCAATCCTTATTTCTGGGCACAGTTGTAACTGCAACTTTGGTTTCTAGTACTTTAGTTTTGAGTTCAAAAGCCGATGCTCAAGCTCCACAAGGAGTTAATTCTGGTGAACTTAAAAACTATGCCAGAGCTATGCTAAGAATGGAGCCTGAGCGTCAACAAGCCTTTGACGAAATAAAAAAAATTATGAATGCTGGAGATGTTCCAAAGATTGTTTGTAACGATAACAACAGCTTAAATGGTCTTCCTGGTAAAGCAAGAGATATTGCTGTCAATTACTGCCAACGCTATCAAAAAGTTGTTGAAGATAATGGTCTTTCAATTGATAGGTACAACACAATTACGACACAGGTTCAAGGTAATGAAGATTTAAAACGGAAGATGTACAATGAATTACTTCGGCAACAAAAAGTGCCTAAATCTCTGTAA
- a CDS encoding NADAR family protein — translation MTIYFYKVWQPYGCFSNFSSHGIVMQDIFWSTVEHYYQAQKFVGTSDAMIIPLIHSAETPELAAALGRDCTRQVRLDWEEVKTQVMREAVLKKFMTHTEIREILLMTGDNLIVENSPNDYFWGCGVDKTGHNHLGRTLMSVREEIRKIPSLSVVSD, via the coding sequence ATGACTATTTACTTTTACAAGGTTTGGCAGCCCTACGGCTGTTTTTCCAATTTTTCTTCTCATGGAATCGTCATGCAAGACATCTTTTGGTCAACAGTTGAGCATTATTATCAAGCTCAAAAGTTTGTTGGAACCTCAGATGCTATGATCATACCTCTTATCCATAGTGCTGAAACACCAGAACTTGCGGCAGCATTAGGACGCGACTGCACGCGCCAAGTTCGTTTAGACTGGGAGGAGGTCAAAACTCAAGTGATGCGAGAAGCTGTACTTAAAAAGTTTATGACACATACCGAGATTAGAGAAATCCTTTTAATGACTGGTGATAACTTGATTGTAGAAAACTCACCAAACGATTATTTCTGGGGTTGTGGTGTAGATAAAACGGGTCACAATCATCTCGGTAGAACCCTTATGAGTGTGCGTGAAGAAATCCGCAAAATACCATCTTTGTCAGTCGTTTCTGATTAG
- a CDS encoding DUF1868 domain-containing protein yields the protein MDDKYQIYLNRLVRMTLSEAYKTQVQHIQTSSKFQPHSDQGRQAAPFPGYTVITPPREEETDNSTFYAHLQDYQQELLQLRVNSDWIVPVPPASFHLTLADLIWDSAYYDAREKNPKFEEQLRSCFADIFKQYQQSKQKQTHPIRWQMQGLLVMPRAIGVCLVPQDEASYDQIVNLRRAIYQNSNLMALGIEQHYHFSAHVTLGYFGEIAPNLDYEHLANMFSELNQQWAENSLEFSISRAELRKFDDMTGYYRESDWPILDFSHD from the coding sequence TTGGACGACAAATATCAAATTTACTTAAATCGTTTAGTGCGGATGACGCTAAGCGAAGCATACAAAACTCAGGTCCAGCATATCCAGACATCTTCCAAATTTCAGCCGCATTCAGATCAAGGAAGACAAGCAGCACCTTTTCCTGGCTATACAGTGATCACCCCACCTAGGGAAGAAGAAACAGACAACTCTACTTTCTACGCACACTTACAGGATTACCAACAGGAACTTTTACAGCTAAGAGTCAACTCTGATTGGATCGTACCTGTACCTCCTGCAAGCTTTCATTTGACTTTAGCGGACTTGATTTGGGACAGTGCTTACTATGACGCTCGCGAAAAAAACCCAAAATTTGAAGAACAGTTACGCTCTTGCTTTGCGGACATCTTTAAGCAGTATCAACAATCCAAGCAGAAGCAAACTCACCCCATTCGCTGGCAAATGCAGGGGCTGTTGGTGATGCCAAGAGCTATAGGCGTTTGTTTAGTACCTCAGGATGAAGCGTCCTATGATCAAATTGTTAACTTGCGTCGAGCAATTTATCAAAATTCCAACTTGATGGCGTTGGGGATTGAGCAACATTATCACTTCAGCGCTCATGTGACATTGGGCTATTTTGGAGAAATTGCGCCCAATCTAGACTACGAGCATCTTGCTAACATGTTTTCTGAGTTGAATCAGCAATGGGCAGAGAATTCCCTGGAATTTAGCATAAGCCGTGCCGAACTACGGAAGTTTGACGACATGACGGGCTATTATCGGGAATCAGACTGGCCAATTTTAGATTTTAGTCATGACTAA